The Lactuca sativa cultivar Salinas chromosome 2, Lsat_Salinas_v11, whole genome shotgun sequence genome includes a window with the following:
- the LOC111898745 gene encoding disease resistance protein RPV1, whose amino-acid sequence MAFVMSFLSSSFSVPTKRCRYDVFLSFRGEDTRNNFVDHLYSALIQKGIHAFRDDKALDKGKRISPELLKAIEESRFVVVVFSKNYAHSTWCLDELVKIMECQNQVGQKVFPVFYHVDPSHVRGQKGDFDIAFQGHEKMFRGELNKVNNWRKALVAASDLSGWHVSVDNGGESTIVTEIAEKISSDKQPRDGEKNLRGRLMHKLLCRIWNFKE is encoded by the exons ATGGCTTTTGTCATGTCATTTCTTTCTTCATCATTTTCTGTACCAACTAAAAGATGTAGATATGACGTGTTCCTAAGCTTTAGAGGCGAAGACACTCGCAACAACTTTGTAGATCATCTTTATTCGGCTCTAATTCAAAAAGGAATACATGCCTTCAGAGACGACAAGGCGCTAGATAAAGGAAAACGGATCTCTCCAGAGCTGCTGAAAGCCATTGAAGAATCGAGGTTTGTAGTGGTTGTTTTCTCTAAAAACTATGCGCACTCTACATGGTGTTTGGATGAACTTGTCAAAATCATGGAATGCCAAAATCAGGTGGGGCAGAAGGTGTTTCCGGTTTTCTATCACGTAGACCCATCACATGTGCGTGGGCAGAAAGGAGACTTTGATATTGCCTTTCAGGGACACGAGAAGATGTTTAGGGGAGAATTGAACAAAGTGAACAACTGGAGGAAAGCCTTAGTTGCTGCATCCGACTTATCTGGCTGGCACGTCTCGGTTGACAATGG GGGAGAATCCACCATCGTCACCGAGATTGCTGAAAAGATCTCGAGCGACAAACAACCTCGTGATGGAGAAAAAAATTTAAGAGGACGCTTGATGCACAAATTGTTATGCAGGATTTGGAATTTCAAGGAATAG